The following nucleotide sequence is from Staphylococcus chromogenes.
TCATTTCTGATACCGTGATAGATCCATTATCATTAACAGATTCTACATAAGCTACGTGACCGAATGGGCCAGCTGTCGTTTGCATGATAGCGCCTGCTTTAGGTGTATGGTTTACTGAGTAACCTGCAGCAGCTGCAGCGCTTGCCCAGTTATTAGCATTGCCCCATGTTGAACCGATTGTACCACCGACACGGTCAAAAACGTAGTAAGTACATTGTCCAACAGTGTATAAGTTAGAACCAGATGTACCTCTTGATACAGAGCGTGTTGCATTAGATGTTGTTGAAGTTGTATAACTGTTATTTGATGTCATTGCTTTTGGTGCTGATGTTTGTACAGGCGCACTGTAGTTACGTGTTGGTGTAGCATATGAATAAGATGATGCGTTTGAATTGTTAGCATTTGAATAATTTGCATAAGATGCACGTGAGTATGATGGATTGCTAGCGTATGAATTGCTTTGAGTTGTGTAATTGTAGTTATAACCATTACCACCATTAAATTGAGCTGGAGACCAGTTACCTTGCCATGTAAAATGGTATTGATTGTTTTGGTCGATTGTATAGCTGTAACTATAAGATGTTGGATCGTTTGGATTATATCCACCATTATATTCAGCAGCATCTGCTTCTTGTCCGTGTGCTAAAGTGAATGCAGCTACACCTGCAGTAGCGATTGTAGTCGTAGCGATTATTTTTTTCATT
It contains:
- a CDS encoding CHAP domain-containing protein; the protein is MKKIIATTTIATAGVAAFTLAHGQEADAAEYNGGYNPNDPTSYSYSYTIDQNNQYHFTWQGNWSPAQFNGGNGYNYNYTTQSNSYASNPSYSRASYANYSNANNSNASSYSYATPTRNYSAPVQTSAPKAMTSNNSYTTSTTSNATRSVSRGTSGSNLYTVGQCTYYVFDRVGGTIGSTWGNANNWASAAAAAGYSVNHTPKAGAIMQTTAGPFGHVAYVESVNDNGSITVSEMNYGQGPGVVTSRTISASQAASYNFIH